Within the Platichthys flesus chromosome 8, fPlaFle2.1, whole genome shotgun sequence genome, the region GGTCTTCAACATCTATGTTCCCTCATATATCCTCAAGTTCTGCGCTGTAGGATGGGGTGAGCCGACACTGAGTACTCCTTACAGAAGAAAAGTTCAGGGTCTGTTGGCTCTAATTGGCTGTGTGGGCTCAGGACTGAAGTTTGATTGGTTGGGGCCGACTTTGTTTAAGAAACCTGAGATTAGAGATTTATTTGTCAATCATCTACATTTTAAGaacttaaatttaaaatagGATATATATAGAATAGGGTACATaggtatttaatatttaaaaccttTACCCTGAATACTCTCTATACATGTTAAAGTCTACCTGTAGaacaatgtttctgtttgaacgACACAAAGAACCAGATTACAGAGTGTGTATCAGAAAtgacacacaaaataaagtaCAAAAGTGGCATTTGACATTATCCAGGATTTTTGGctgtagaaaacaaacaaattcaggTGCAGTTAGGCTCCACTAAGAAATAGTCAAAATGTCTTCAACAAATCAGGGAGTTATTATCGAATCTAAAGCAAAAATTATTATGTTAAGTTTActacatgtatgtttgtgtgtcttcacagGTATTCCTCTGGTCGTAGTCGGTCTGGTGCTGGCAATAGATAAAGACGCTTATGGCAATGTTGTGGCTGAACAGGCTGCGAGCAGGGACCAGTCCACTGACCCATTGTAAGAACTGAGCAGCAGTGATCATCATGTCTCAAATAATAGAAATTATAAAATGTCTTTGGTGCCTGATCAaatgtatgaaaacaaaaaattcaaagGAAAgctctgtgaatgtgtttatcCTCAAAGACAACCTAAAGTGCGGTAACCCTGAGGGACAAACTAATGACtaaataaatggaaataaaattcAAAACGATAAGAAACTgagaccaaacacagagagtaaaacaggtaaaacacataaaaccatttaaaaaagagTGATTAAAAGCACTGGTAAACAGGACTTTAGCTCGGACTTGAATGTTCCAGGGATATTGAGGAAAATccataaaaacaacagacaaaaatCAAATGTAGTTGGTGACATTCATCATAAACCCAAGCGTAAATGACACCGCCGCCTGTCTTCTTCCCTccagctgctggctgcaggATGACGTCTTCTTCTATGTGACCGTGGTGGCATTTGTTCTCCTGATCCTGTTGGGCAACATCGCCGTGTTCGTCGTGGTTCTGATCCAGATCAGACGGATGAGAGCCAATAAGCCCTCAGCAAAGAGCATCGGCTCGCTGCATGATCTGAGGGCGGTGGCCAGTCTCACCGTCCTCCTGGGCCTGACGTGGTCAATGGGCTTCTTCTCCTTTGGGCCGGGCCGAGTGGTCATGATGTACCTGTTCTCCATCCTCAACACTCTGCAGGGTAAATATCAGCTGAAGGGTTTTGTGGTTATTAGTCACGAAGGAGTGAAAACTCCTTTTCAACACGCGTGTAATTCTCTTAGTTCTCGCATGTATGTAATTTTGACCGCATTCTAGACTCGGAGAGGTTTTGAAAATCCAATTTCTTCCCATCATGTTGTTCACGtgattgatttgacatttaccAGCGTGCTTCACCTGCATTTACAGTTTATTACCCTGGTTTTAAAAAGATTTCACAACCGGTTTCTTCAATTCAATTCGCCATGTAATGATGGTTTTCTCGTTTCTTGACAAAATGTGAGTGCTGCAATAGCAATATGATGAAATTATATAATCAAAAGActaagaaatagaaaaagaataaagaaaacacttcaATCCCTTTATCGCATAAGAAAAGCAGTGACAAGTTGACAGAGGTCTGTGTCCATTGTCTCTGCTCTTGTGTCCCAGGcttctttattttcttgttcCACTGTGTGATGAAGGAGAACGTGAGGAAACAGTGGAGAATCCACTTGTGCTGCGGACGCTTCAGGCTCAGTGATTACTCAGGTACCTGCTGTAAAGCCATGTTTCTTCTTGTGGACGTGCAGTGTCCCATGGTTCATGTCCTGATTTTTCAtgatccttcttcttctctcttttcttgccCCCTGTGTCCAGACTGGAGCCGCTCTGCGACAGTGGGGGGCGGCCGCAAAAATAACAATCTTATCAACTCAGGCTCTTCAGACAACACCTCCAGCATCAGGAATGTCTCGGACTCCTCTACGGGCTCAGCACCATcgcaccaccagggggcataAGCGGCCACCGTATGAGACGTTCTGTGAAGCTCTCCTTCTCAAGGTCTACTGTTCAGGGACTATCCAGTGGTTTAAAGAAGAACTGCTTCATGTCTGTATCACTGAAcagcaaataataaaaataaaaacatgtatgtaatgtaataattgtAAAGTAATAAGAAAATGTAACCTTGCATTTAAAGTTATAACAGTTTACCAATGAAATTTAAAAGCATATGGTTTTAATTTGTAAGATATTAAATCATCTCTCTGCACAGTTGCTGTGAAGTTTCAAAGTTTTTTCAGtaagtttagctttttttcttgtttgctcTGCTTCTACTTTCTAATGCCACgattcagttttatttacatgttttttcacatttccattACTACTAATCTGCACAGTGACCAGACCAAATCTattaatttgacttttattttagtCCTGACTAAATCTTTATTTGTTATCAATGATAAAAGAGCCACAtggttttatttaatctgttatgatgacacaaaatacaaaagtcAATCCTTCAAACAAGGAAACAAGATTTCATAAGTTAACCACAGAGGCCCTGAGACGAAAGGTCAGTGGTTGTCAAACAAGTTTTTGTCTTAGGTGCAATATGTATAAACCTGTATTATGTAACATCTGAATCTAATTAACATGAAGTTTCATCTGCAAACATCTAATGAATCCCTTCAAAACAGCTGCTAAACTCCTTGACTTTTAGTCAGCGTGACTGTGGAATGTTTTTATAAGGTGTCAAACACTTTCTGGAGGAACTTGCCGGATGACATTCTGCTCATAGCCGTCTGCGTCTATGAAGCATCACACGCCCTGCCAGTCCAACACATCATGTACACCTGGAGGATCGGCGAGCgaaatgttgtgtgtgtagagtAGAGGAAGAAAAGTACGGCAACAGCTGTCGCTTCTTCGAATCTTATCGATGACTCTGAAACCAGGTGATATTTCCTCCGAAAAcatttgctgctgcttctgctgctcacTTTCACTTTGATCCACCGGTCGACTCAAGGACGCAGTGTCTGGTCGTCTTCGGGCAAACATCAGGTCAGGTAAGAACTTGTGAATGATGCACTCTTTGGTTCTTTTCTCAAAAGTCAGGGTAGGAAGTTCATGGGGGctttatatattataacaaTACATAAAACTTATTTAATTTCaccatttcttttaaatatacagtatatttcaaATTCAACAGATGATAAGATAATGACTCGCTTTAAAAATCTGTGCAAACCGCTGCTCATTTTTCACAGATTACAAAAGAGTTTCATGCAAATGTGTTCATCTCTATGCTCTTTGAACGTATTTCCATTCATCTAAGTGTAAGATGTTACTATATTCAACAAATCTAGTGAAATGAAAGGTGGATCTCACTGTCTGACTGGTTGAGCTTGTGCAAATCGTTTGGACACTCTATGGGAAGCCGGACAGTTAGAGACATCCGGCTGTTCATGGCTTGAATCCTCCAGGGAAAGTCAGGTTTCatgtgaagatgaggaggaaaactTCCCTCTTGAGTTTGACAGTTCTCGTCAATAGCGATaagttttgtctctgtgtttagtACCAGCTGACCCATGGAGGACAGAACAGAAACCCAGATGGCTGTGAAGGTGGAGGAGCATTCTCGGGGTGTCATCCTGACTTACTTCCAGGGCGACATCAACAGCATGGTGGACGCTCACTTCACCCGAGCTCTCAGAGGAGACTGCAAGGCCAAGGCTCCGGCAgcgaagacaaaaaaaacaaggaaaagtaTCAAACTTGGTGAGCACATAACAGAGAGTGACACACCAACAAGATGTTCGATTCTATTCAACCTCACTGCATGGCTTCTTATTTTCTTCCGCCCcctgcagagagcagcagctcatgTCAGGGCAGGGCTGTTAACCCTTACACTGAGGCACAGTCCCCTCCCGCTGCGGAACGTCTCCTGACATTCGGCCCCTTGGCCGAAACTCCCCCCGGTTCGTGGCACTCGCTCACAGCCCGGCCAGGAGAGGGCTCAGGTCTGCCGCCCCTTGCATACTCCCTGACCCCGCAAGGGTTGAGCCTGACTGGACAACAATATGCCACATCCCTGCTCAACCTGCTGCACAGTGACAGGGGTGAGATGGGACCCAGCATGGCCTCCAGCTCCAAGCCAGAGCTGCTGCCCAGCTGGACCGTGCCTCAGGGCTTCAGAGAGTCTGTGGACCCCTCtgtgggatttgaacctggTAAGCCTGCAGCCGCAGCATCGCACCTCAGATACTGATaaagcagtaataataatattagttATATTAATAACATTTGTTCCAAGAATTGTGCAGTCTGAGAAAGGAACAAATCAGTAATCTTTATTAGGTAATGATTGGTTATTAAAAAATTACTCTTAGATTCGTGGCAGATTTTAACATTTGATGATTCTATCCCCAAGTTTCACAGGTTGTataatgaaagtgaaatataaTGAATCAAAGTAAGTCTTTGGCTTGAATTCAAATCCTTATCAGCTGCAGAGGCACTTAACCAATGTCCCCTCTTTAAAGTGCATGCTTGTGTTGCTGTGCTCCGGCAGTACACACCTGACAAGTAGCAAGTGCATTCCTCCTGGAAAAGCATTAACAAATCACTTGAGTGACGGCAATAAACTAAAATATCTTACTGCTCATCTTCAGAGCACATTCATGCTCTTTTGTTGCTCGTGCTGCATATAAAGCAGGCAGGCTGCAGTACATCTTTACGTAAAAGCAGTGATTATGTGTCATTATGCACCAGAGGCAGTCAGTACAGAGGCACTTATGTAGGTTATCGTAGGACAGCagacaaccctaaccctagccctaaccctTCTCAAATCAGTGTGGAGGTCTTTGGGAATTACTCGTTAGGAATCTTTGTATTATCAATAAGATCTGGACCACTTTCTTGTTCATTTCCTTGTATCTGCACAGGAAGTTCTTGCACATTGTTCTGCTATAGATTAATCTATTTGCATAATTAATCTATGCAAATAGATTAATTAGGCTGTAATTTTTAACAGTGTGGGTGATTGTGAGCTGTTTAGAAATGCTGGGAtcttgtctcctctctgtcagaGCGTCGTCTGGACAAGAAGGACTTATACTGGTATTGAAGAGCGAGcgcctggagcagcagagactgGAACATCTTCCACCACGCGACACTGAGTTACAACAGCTGGCTTACTCTTCAGTCGAGGAGCCgccagatgtgtgtttgttaaacagTCCTCGGCGTGTCATGGGAGAACTCAGAAAGACGGAAGAAACAGCGGCGCTTCCATTCCCTGGCTCGCTCTCTGCACCTCTcactcaaatgaactcagtacCTCAGTATGTGTTAGCTGGAACAAGCCTTCTGGAAGGGAACACTCTCTGACAAACCTGTTCTTCAACTCTGTCATTCCTCTGGTAGATTACAGTGCACTGTATATgttgtttctccctctgctgtggaGTCGAGAGGGCATTCTCTTAAATCTTATCTTAGTGGACTTATACCAGTAACTAGACCAGTATTACATTGTGTGCCTTTTCAGTGTAAAGATTTTGTTGTTAATATTGGTCTGCAGTTCACCTGGATGAGCTTtagttgttaatgtttttacaTATCCAAAAGGGCACGGTCATACAATCTTAATAAAtcgttttctgtcattttgtatcaaaagtaaagtaaaaatataaaaaaaacctttcacCGGCTTTGAAAAGAAATTAACAGACAACACAAATTGAAAAACAGTGGCATCTAGTGGCAGGTTGAcaacatattaaatattcataaggCTACTGTCAAGTAAACTACCCAGAAGAGTGAAGAAGTTAAATTAGCTTCACTTCACACGACTACAGAATTAAACTAAGCAATTATATGTTAATTTAgcaataataatttataaataagaTCAAACTATAAGACGCTTTCTGCACaatcaattattttattctaaataTGTGAAGAAGATTTTACTGATCATACTTTTACAACAGTAAAACTCGTAAATCagaattttttgtatttaattggGTATCTTTAGTGTGTCTTACTGCAGCTTCTgcttaaatgaaatgatttgaaTACATCTTCAACTCGtgcacatgatttatttttacttgatgATACTATGGACATTTAAGGAGGTAAATTCTAAATGAATGCACAGATGAGAccttatgaaataaaaaatgttgtgaataaatacaaatactggACAGTTGGCTTAGCACTTCTTGCAGTTTTTGGACGTAAACATAACTTAACCAGTCTGTGATTCACACCACGATCGTTCCATTAACTTAACGTTAATATTGGAACCATGACGACAAAGGACTGGTATCCTTGCCAGTGTTGGGGCAGAACTTCAGGAGACGCTCCAGTGACCACATCCGAATGTAGCAAGGATTCGTGGGAAGTGTCTAAGGCACTGCACATAGTATTGTGCACATAGTATTaaactgttatatatatataaaaaaagtatgGCTAAAGTTAGgttcaaactgaataaaaaacaccaaactGGAGAACAATCTTCAAACTTGTGAGAACCTAAAACAgttaagagaataaaaaaagtgatCCTGAATTGTGATGTTATCAAGCTGCTTCAGCTGTTACCAACAGAATCCGCTGATCTATCAAATTGTGTTTGTACAGCCCCTATTCACAAATAACatttcatctcatagggctaaACAGGGTGTGACATTCTCTGTTCTTCACCCGCGACTACAGTGAGGAAAAACTTCTAAAAAAAAGACACTTCGTCAGGAGGACAAATgttgaaacctcagagagccacaagTGAGGGatgggatccctctcccaggacggacagggGTGCAATAGATTCCACTTGTAATATAACACGTTGACAATATAACATTATCTCTAACATTCAAGACagtgtgtttaaagtgtttatacAAAATGTGTGAAAGAAATGAAGGGAGCAATGATGACACTTGTAATGTTTGAGGTATTACCAGTGATGCACACAATAATGAATCAAGATTGATTCCATAACAGCCAGAGCTGCGATCCTGAAGCTGCAACGAAATcatgaaacatttcaaatagtTTATATAAGAATCTGTTAACTTAAAGCTTTGTAAGAGACGGGGGCTGCAAACAGAAGCACTGTTCTCTGGGTCTGTAACTCTCTTCTGCAAATACGAATTTCTCATTCTCTTTGTCGATGGACATTCAGTCTGCGTGACcctcatttttctttatttgaagaaTGCAGCTCCTTTAGCTTCACAGCAGACAGCATCATCGAGATAAttccaaacaaaacaatcatgACACTGTCCTCGACGGTCTAAAAGGATTTCACAGACCTGAGGGGCTACGTCAACTCTGTTTGTTAAAAAGCATTCTTCATTGTAGCTGCTAGAAACTCattaaagaagagagagaagtaTGAAGAAAGGAAAGTTATCAACCGTATCCCTGAGAAATCACACAACTAGTAAAGCAAACAACTAAACCATCCAAAGATACAATAACCATTGTGTACAAGATGTGCGACAGATATAAAAATGAACAAGAGGGAGTAAAGATTCTGTGTAAAGAGACAGTGCGTCCATGTAGTGATCGCTGCTACACAGACACAGGCACCAAATGCAAAAGATGCATTGGCATTACATATATTTcagcttaatttctggatagttggAATAAGTCGACCAATGTTAAATACAATCACTGGTTTATTTCTGCACTTTAGTCCCGGTATCCATTTAATTCCAGGGTTCATACTGAAATGAAACTCAATCGATTGCTGTGAACGAGGCAGCCGGGGAGCGCAGATGTTTTCACTGCATTGATCTGCAACAGAAAGTGAACTTTGAAAACTCAGACTTTGACTCTCTGCATGGATCACCTGTCTGTAGAGGCTTCCAAGTCTCCAAAAGttcacacaaagaagaaatgaaCGAGA harbors:
- the vgll1 gene encoding transcription cofactor vestigial-like protein 1, producing the protein MEDRTETQMAVKVEEHSRGVILTYFQGDINSMVDAHFTRALRGDCKAKAPAAKTKKTRKSIKLESSSSCQGRAVNPYTEAQSPPAAERLLTFGPLAETPPGSWHSLTARPGEGSGLPPLAYSLTPQGLSLTGQQYATSLLNLLHSDRGEMGPSMASSSKPELLPSWTVPQGFRESVDPSVGFEPERRLDKKDLYWY